A single window of Mycobacterium sp. ITM-2016-00318 DNA harbors:
- a CDS encoding circularly permuted type 2 ATP-grasp protein, whose protein sequence is MALTAAGPHDIDNPLAEYRVARAQRALFDARGSTVGGYDEFVDAAGGVRPAWLELAEGIAERGRDGLERLRAVVRSLVDNDGITYVRPDGVDQGGWNLDALPLVISASDWDTLESGLVQRSRLLDAVLTDLYGERRSVTSGVFPPQLLFAHPGYIRAARGIEVPGRHQLFMHACDISRSADGVFQVNADWTQAPSGAGYALADRRVVARAVPDLYERIGPRPASPWAQALRLALIDAAPEAAEEPVVVVLSPGIHSQNAFDHAYVASVLGFPLVESADLVVRDGKLWMRSLGTLKRVDVVLRRVDAEYSDPLELRADSRLGVVGLVEALRRGAVTVVNTLGSGILESPGMLRFLPELSAALLGEAPLVETAPVYWGGINTERSHLLTRMASLLIRPVDGGETIVGPALTAAQRKELGVRIEAAPWQWVGQELPQFSSAPTDAQPGGLSAANVGMRLFTVAQRGGYAPMIGGLGYLLASGNAAYRMKTVAAKDIWVRSPARVTAERILTTPVESPAATPSATLGVSSPRVLADLFWMGRYAERAENTARLLTATRERYHEFRYRQDVDGSECVPVLLFTLGRITGTDTGADGDSAEMIATAPTTLWSLTADRRRPGSLAQSVERLGSAARAVRDQMSNDTWMVLAAVERAVLHRGRGLPDSRTEGEAYLVSAHRETLAGMLALSGLAAESMVHDVGWTMMDIGKRIERGLALTALLGATLTTARSPGAEQTVTESALVACESSVIYRRRNLGAVNISAVADLVLLDAENPRSLVYQFERLRIDLKALGSARPERMVDEIGAKLRRIDPAELERVAADGMRSAFAELLDGLHVDLRELAGLITATHLALPGGMQPLWGPAERREVP, encoded by the coding sequence ATGGCACTCACCGCGGCTGGTCCGCACGACATCGACAACCCGCTGGCCGAGTACCGCGTGGCACGGGCTCAGCGGGCATTGTTCGATGCACGGGGTAGTACGGTCGGCGGCTACGACGAATTCGTCGATGCGGCAGGCGGCGTCCGGCCGGCTTGGCTAGAACTGGCCGAGGGCATCGCCGAGCGCGGCCGTGACGGTCTCGAACGGCTGCGCGCCGTTGTGCGCAGTCTCGTCGACAACGACGGCATCACCTATGTCCGGCCGGACGGCGTCGACCAGGGCGGCTGGAATCTCGATGCCTTGCCGCTGGTGATCTCGGCGTCGGACTGGGACACGCTGGAATCCGGTCTCGTGCAACGCTCCCGGTTGCTCGACGCGGTGCTCACCGACCTGTACGGCGAACGTCGGTCGGTCACGAGCGGGGTGTTCCCGCCGCAGCTGCTGTTCGCCCATCCCGGATACATTCGAGCAGCGCGCGGTATCGAGGTGCCCGGCAGGCATCAACTGTTCATGCACGCCTGTGACATCAGCCGGTCCGCCGACGGTGTGTTCCAGGTCAACGCCGACTGGACGCAGGCGCCGTCGGGCGCCGGTTACGCACTGGCCGACCGCCGGGTCGTCGCGCGTGCGGTACCCGACCTCTACGAGCGGATCGGTCCGCGCCCCGCCTCGCCGTGGGCGCAGGCGCTGCGCCTGGCCTTGATCGACGCCGCACCCGAAGCGGCCGAGGAGCCGGTCGTGGTGGTGCTCAGCCCGGGCATCCACTCCCAGAACGCCTTCGACCACGCATACGTAGCCAGCGTGCTCGGCTTCCCGCTGGTGGAGAGCGCCGACCTGGTGGTGCGGGACGGCAAGCTGTGGATGCGGTCGCTCGGCACCCTCAAACGAGTCGACGTGGTGTTGCGGCGGGTGGACGCCGAATACTCCGATCCGCTTGAACTACGGGCGGATTCGCGTCTCGGCGTGGTTGGCCTCGTCGAGGCGCTGCGCAGGGGAGCGGTGACCGTGGTGAACACGCTGGGCAGCGGCATCCTGGAAAGTCCCGGCATGCTCCGCTTCCTGCCGGAGCTGTCGGCGGCCCTGCTCGGTGAGGCACCGCTGGTTGAGACGGCGCCGGTGTACTGGGGAGGGATCAACACGGAGCGGTCGCACCTGCTGACCCGGATGGCGTCGCTGTTGATCAGACCGGTCGACGGCGGTGAAACGATCGTCGGACCCGCGCTGACTGCCGCTCAACGCAAAGAACTCGGCGTCCGCATCGAGGCCGCGCCATGGCAGTGGGTCGGTCAGGAACTGCCGCAGTTCTCGTCCGCGCCGACCGACGCCCAGCCCGGCGGCCTGTCGGCGGCCAACGTCGGAATGCGGTTGTTCACGGTGGCTCAGCGCGGCGGTTACGCGCCCATGATCGGTGGCCTCGGTTACCTGCTTGCGTCGGGGAACGCCGCCTACCGAATGAAAACAGTTGCCGCAAAGGATATCTGGGTCCGAAGCCCGGCGCGTGTCACAGCAGAACGGATCCTGACGACTCCGGTCGAGTCGCCCGCTGCGACACCGAGCGCGACGCTTGGGGTGAGCTCTCCGCGCGTACTGGCGGACCTCTTCTGGATGGGACGTTACGCCGAACGCGCCGAGAACACCGCACGGCTGCTGACCGCCACCCGGGAGCGCTATCACGAGTTCCGCTACCGGCAGGACGTGGACGGCAGCGAGTGCGTGCCGGTTCTGCTGTTCACACTGGGCAGGATCACCGGTACCGATACCGGCGCCGACGGGGACTCCGCCGAGATGATCGCGACCGCGCCGACGACGTTGTGGTCGCTGACCGCCGACCGGCGTCGCCCCGGCTCGCTTGCCCAGTCGGTCGAAAGACTCGGTTCGGCCGCGCGCGCGGTACGCGACCAGATGTCCAACGACACCTGGATGGTGTTGGCGGCCGTGGAACGTGCGGTGTTGCACCGCGGCCGGGGGTTGCCGGACTCACGCACCGAAGGCGAGGCGTATCTCGTTTCGGCGCACCGGGAAACACTCGCCGGGATGCTGGCGCTATCCGGGCTGGCCGCCGAATCGATGGTGCATGACGTCGGCTGGACCATGATGGACATCGGCAAGCGCATCGAGCGGGGCCTCGCGCTCACCGCGCTGCTCGGCGCGACGTTGACCACGGCCCGCAGCCCTGGCGCGGAGCAGACCGTCACCGAATCCGCGTTGGTCGCCTGCGAGTCCTCGGTCATCTATCGCAGACGCAATCTAGGCGCGGTGAACATCTCGGCGGTGGCCGATCTGGTGCTCCTTGACGCCGAGAACCCGCGGTCGCTGGTGTACCAGTTCGAGCGGCTGCGTATCGACCTCAAGGCGCTCGGCTCGGCGCGACCGGAACGGATGGTCGACGAGATCGGTGCCAAGCTGCGCAGGATCGATCCCGCCGAACTCGAGCGGGTCGCCGCCGACGGAATGCGAAGTGCGTTCGCCGAACTGCTCGACGGGCTGCACGTCGATCTGCGTGAGTTGGCCGGTCTGATCACCGCCACGCATCTGGCACTACCCGGGGGAATGCAACCGCTGTGGGGCCCCGCCGAGCGCAGGGAGGTGCCGTGA
- a CDS encoding putative zinc-binding metallopeptidase, giving the protein MRDFICPRCGQHLAFENSVCLSCQSPVGFSLPDMALLVIASGKEGSRPGFVEADSYELCANLHLAECNWLVEKAPVRKLCTSCTLTRTRPRDTDVTGLAAFAGAERAKRRLIAELFELKLPIIGRDEDADFGLAFDLLSSESEKVFTGHANGVITLDLAEGDDVHRERLRIAMDEPYRTLLGHFRHEIGHYYYFRLVDPVPDYKTNFTELFGDPDADYQAALNRHYDEGAPPGWQKNYVSSYATMHPAEDWAETFAHYLHIRDTLDTAAAFSFAPAAATFERKVLGPSGFDQIIDMWLPLSWALNMINRSMGKDDLYPFVLPVAVLDKMRFIHTVVEDTTS; this is encoded by the coding sequence GTGCGTGACTTCATCTGCCCCAGATGCGGTCAGCACCTGGCGTTCGAGAACTCCGTGTGCCTGTCGTGCCAGAGCCCCGTGGGTTTCTCGCTGCCGGATATGGCGCTGCTGGTGATCGCGTCGGGGAAGGAGGGCTCTCGGCCCGGCTTCGTGGAAGCCGACTCCTACGAGTTGTGCGCCAATCTCCATCTGGCCGAATGCAACTGGCTGGTCGAGAAGGCGCCCGTCAGAAAGCTGTGTACGTCTTGTACGCTGACGCGGACGAGGCCCCGCGACACAGACGTCACGGGGCTGGCGGCGTTCGCGGGCGCGGAACGGGCCAAGCGCAGGCTCATCGCCGAGCTCTTCGAACTCAAGCTGCCGATCATCGGCCGCGACGAGGATGCCGACTTCGGGCTGGCGTTCGACCTACTGTCGAGCGAAAGCGAGAAGGTGTTCACCGGTCATGCGAACGGGGTGATCACACTCGATCTCGCCGAAGGCGACGATGTGCACCGCGAGCGGCTCCGCATCGCCATGGATGAGCCGTACCGAACTCTGCTGGGTCATTTCCGCCACGAGATCGGCCACTACTACTATTTCCGGCTCGTCGACCCGGTGCCCGACTACAAGACCAACTTCACCGAACTCTTCGGCGACCCGGACGCCGACTATCAGGCGGCGTTGAACCGCCATTACGACGAGGGAGCCCCGCCCGGTTGGCAGAAGAACTACGTGTCCTCCTACGCGACCATGCACCCCGCAGAGGATTGGGCCGAAACCTTCGCGCACTACCTGCACATCCGAGACACCCTCGACACGGCGGCGGCGTTCAGCTTCGCGCCCGCGGCTGCGACATTCGAGCGGAAGGTACTGGGCCCCAGCGGCTTCGATCAGATCATCGACATGTGGCTGCCGCTGTCATGGGCGCTGAACATGATCAACCGGTCGATGGGCAAGGACGATCTCTACCCGTTCGTGCTGCCCGTGGCGGTCCTGGACAAGATGCGGTTCATCCACACTGTCGTGGAGGACACGACCAGCTGA
- a CDS encoding transglutaminase family protein — MSTRRYRVSHSTTYGYSAVVTSSYGRGFLTPRDSDTQRRLSHVLHIDPEPTDISTSKDGYGNVSSYFHVTEPHRSLSVTSESVVEVDTPPRALYGAGSAVAPWEIARPVGPDGALATEFTLDLQPPEITENVREYAAPSFEPGRPLIDVLRDLSSRIYRDFTYRSGSTTVSTRVNDVLTARQGVCQDFARLAIACLRANDLAASYVSGYLATDPPPGKERMVGMDATHAWASVWTPQNQWLGLDPTNDQMVDERYIVVGAGRDYADVPPLRGIIYTDSESSVIDVAVDVVPFEGEVARA, encoded by the coding sequence ATGAGCACACGACGGTATCGCGTGTCCCACAGCACCACATATGGGTACTCCGCGGTCGTGACGAGCTCCTATGGCCGCGGTTTCCTCACACCGCGCGACTCAGATACGCAACGCAGGCTCTCCCATGTACTGCACATCGACCCGGAACCGACCGACATTTCCACCAGCAAGGACGGGTACGGCAACGTCAGCTCCTACTTCCACGTCACCGAACCACACCGCTCGTTGTCGGTCACCAGCGAGTCCGTTGTCGAGGTCGACACGCCTCCGCGGGCGCTCTACGGTGCCGGATCTGCCGTTGCGCCATGGGAAATCGCGCGTCCCGTTGGGCCGGACGGTGCACTCGCAACCGAATTCACCCTCGACCTTCAACCACCGGAGATCACGGAGAATGTACGAGAGTATGCGGCCCCGAGCTTCGAGCCGGGTCGTCCGTTGATAGACGTGCTGAGGGATCTCTCGTCACGGATCTACCGGGACTTCACGTATCGGTCTGGCTCGACCACGGTGTCCACCAGGGTGAACGACGTGCTGACTGCCAGGCAAGGCGTGTGCCAGGACTTCGCTCGGCTGGCAATCGCCTGCCTGCGGGCCAATGACCTTGCGGCAAGCTATGTCTCGGGCTATCTGGCCACCGACCCGCCACCGGGTAAGGAGCGGATGGTCGGTATGGATGCCACCCACGCCTGGGCATCGGTGTGGACGCCACAGAACCAGTGGCTGGGTCTTGACCCGACCAACGATCAAATGGTCGACGAACGTTACATCGTCGTGGGCGCCGGCCGCGACTACGCCGATGTGCCGCCGTTGCGGGGCATCATCTACACCGACTCCGAAAGCAGCGTCATCGACGTCGCGGTCGACGTGGTGCCGTTCGAAGGCGAAGTGGCCCGTGCGTGA
- a CDS encoding helix-turn-helix domain-containing protein — MTVLQGRLADRDAWSAVGECPIEKTMALLGTKSAMLILREAYYGTTRFDDFCTRVGITRAAASARLNELVDAGLLTRRPYREPGQRAREEYVLTPAGTEFMPVVWAMFEWGRKHLPHRSPLQLAHAGCGAKAGVEIRCAKGHDVPAGELAVRIASR, encoded by the coding sequence ATGACAGTTCTGCAGGGCAGGCTTGCCGATCGAGACGCATGGTCGGCGGTGGGCGAGTGCCCGATCGAGAAGACGATGGCGTTGCTCGGCACGAAGTCGGCGATGCTGATCCTCCGGGAGGCGTACTACGGCACCACCCGGTTCGACGACTTCTGCACACGCGTCGGCATCACAAGGGCCGCTGCGTCGGCCCGGCTCAACGAGCTGGTCGACGCGGGTCTGCTGACCCGGCGGCCGTACCGCGAGCCGGGGCAGCGCGCCCGCGAGGAGTACGTGTTGACGCCCGCGGGCACCGAATTCATGCCGGTGGTTTGGGCGATGTTCGAGTGGGGCCGTAAGCATCTGCCGCACCGCTCGCCGCTGCAGCTGGCCCATGCCGGCTGCGGCGCAAAGGCCGGAGTCGAGATCCGCTGCGCGAAGGGACACGACGTGCCCGCCGGCGAGCTGGCCGTGCGGATCGCAAGCCGTTAG
- a CDS encoding thiolase family protein — MAGYVGRDAVIVGAVRTPVGKGKAGGALHDVLPVDLLAHSLKELVTRTGVDPSQIDDVIAGAVTQVGDQAANIARNALLGAGFPESVPGTTVDRQCGSSQQAISFAAQGVISGAYDIVVAAGVESMGRVPMGSSVLPGSDPFGAMAQRYPEGLVPQGISAELIAAEWGFSRQQLDEFSASSHEKAAAATKEGRFDNELALIAGLATDEIIRPGTTVETLAGLKPAFYNPAYEARFPQITWEITAGNSSPLSDGSAAVLITTSEVAKRLGLRPLARIHTATVVGSDPLYMLTGVIPATEKVLQRAGLAIADVDLFEVNEAFAPVVLSWAHDVGADLAKTNVNGGAIAIGHPLGASGVRIMTTMVNALEQRGGRYALQTMCEAGGMANATIIERL; from the coding sequence ATGGCCGGATACGTAGGTCGGGACGCAGTAATCGTCGGGGCGGTTCGCACCCCCGTCGGGAAGGGCAAGGCAGGCGGCGCACTGCACGACGTTCTGCCCGTCGACCTGCTGGCCCACAGCCTGAAAGAACTCGTGACGCGCACGGGCGTCGACCCCTCGCAGATCGACGACGTCATCGCGGGGGCGGTCACGCAGGTCGGCGACCAGGCCGCCAACATCGCCCGTAATGCGCTGCTGGGCGCCGGCTTCCCCGAATCCGTGCCCGGCACCACTGTCGACCGCCAGTGCGGAAGCAGCCAGCAGGCGATCAGCTTCGCCGCCCAGGGCGTGATCTCCGGTGCCTACGACATCGTGGTCGCGGCCGGCGTCGAATCGATGGGCCGCGTGCCGATGGGGTCGAGCGTCCTGCCGGGCAGCGACCCCTTCGGCGCGATGGCGCAGCGCTATCCCGAAGGTCTCGTGCCGCAGGGCATCAGCGCCGAACTGATCGCCGCCGAGTGGGGATTCTCGCGTCAGCAGCTCGACGAATTCTCTGCGAGCAGCCACGAAAAGGCCGCCGCCGCAACGAAAGAGGGGCGCTTCGACAATGAGTTGGCCCTGATCGCGGGCCTTGCGACCGACGAGATCATCCGTCCCGGTACGACGGTCGAGACGCTGGCCGGCTTGAAGCCTGCGTTCTACAACCCGGCGTATGAGGCGCGCTTCCCCCAGATCACCTGGGAGATCACCGCGGGCAACTCCTCGCCGCTGTCTGACGGCAGCGCAGCCGTGCTCATCACGACCTCCGAGGTCGCCAAGCGCCTCGGCCTGCGACCGCTGGCCCGCATTCACACGGCCACGGTCGTCGGCTCGGATCCGCTGTACATGCTGACCGGCGTCATCCCGGCCACCGAGAAGGTGTTGCAGCGCGCCGGCCTCGCGATCGCCGACGTCGACCTGTTCGAGGTCAACGAGGCGTTCGCGCCGGTCGTGCTGAGCTGGGCGCACGACGTCGGAGCCGATCTGGCGAAGACGAATGTCAACGGCGGCGCGATCGCGATCGGGCACCCGCTCGGCGCGAGCGGCGTCCGGATCATGACGACGATGGTCAATGCGTTGGAGCAGCGCGGCGGGCGCTATGCACTTCAGACGATGTGTGAAGCAGGCGGCATGGCCAACGCCACCATCATCGAGCGGTTGTAA
- a CDS encoding DUF389 domain-containing protein: protein MLHLRVITPPDVRDRLIDALNDNPGVAHLVVHRGAALDPPGDEVTADIARESANDVIDTLKELGVKERGAITLDEIDTVLSIRAYRAEQRAVGDPADAVVWDELAARTREESSLNVAYMTFLCLACLIAAIGVVTDSPVTVVGAMVVGPEFGPLAAVAVALVRRKAYLARRAAAALLIGFPIAMAVTTLLVLAGEAIGWIEVTSTRELTEVDFIFQVGPLSFIIALLAGAAGMLSLVSAKSSALVGVLISVMTVPAAGFAVVAATVGDWDIAAKSSVQLAVNLAGIVLAAVFVLWVRGLADRRHWHMVR from the coding sequence ATGCTGCACCTACGCGTCATCACCCCGCCTGACGTTCGCGATCGGCTGATCGATGCCCTGAACGACAACCCCGGCGTTGCGCACCTGGTGGTTCACCGGGGTGCCGCACTTGACCCGCCGGGCGACGAAGTCACCGCCGACATCGCGCGTGAGTCGGCCAACGACGTCATCGACACCCTGAAGGAACTCGGCGTGAAGGAACGCGGGGCGATCACCCTCGACGAGATCGACACGGTGCTGTCCATCCGGGCCTACCGAGCCGAGCAGCGAGCGGTCGGCGATCCCGCCGACGCCGTGGTGTGGGACGAACTGGCCGCGAGGACACGCGAGGAATCCAGCCTGAACGTCGCCTACATGACGTTTCTGTGCCTGGCCTGTCTCATTGCCGCTATCGGCGTCGTCACCGACTCGCCCGTCACCGTGGTCGGTGCGATGGTGGTCGGGCCGGAGTTCGGGCCGTTGGCTGCCGTGGCCGTGGCGCTGGTACGGCGCAAGGCGTACCTCGCGCGGCGCGCTGCGGCTGCTCTGCTGATCGGGTTTCCCATCGCGATGGCGGTCACTACGCTGCTCGTGCTGGCGGGCGAAGCGATCGGCTGGATCGAGGTGACCAGCACTCGGGAGCTCACCGAAGTGGACTTCATCTTCCAGGTTGGCCCGCTGTCGTTCATCATCGCGCTGCTCGCAGGGGCGGCCGGAATGCTGTCGTTGGTCTCGGCGAAATCCTCTGCTCTGGTGGGCGTGCTCATCTCGGTGATGACGGTGCCCGCAGCGGGCTTCGCCGTCGTCGCCGCGACCGTCGGCGACTGGGATATCGCCGCCAAGTCGAGTGTCCAGCTGGCGGTGAACCTTGCGGGTATCGTGCTCGCCGCTGTTTTCGTGCTCTGGGTGAGGGGTCTGGCAGACCGTCGGCACTGGCACATGGTGCGCTGA
- a CDS encoding lipoprotein LpqH, whose product MKRRFPAAVAFLVAAGVAGCSSPPAALATHDAKVIINGEATRSLQPVVCSQVGQSWTIETLDKEPGFTATIQLGDPITAQTVDIRNLGNFSGTYWDDNLGKASAKVNQGKFTVRGEAQGAFADKPNQTTTATFEISTNC is encoded by the coding sequence ATGAAGCGCCGGTTTCCTGCCGCAGTCGCTTTCCTCGTAGCCGCCGGTGTCGCCGGTTGCTCCAGTCCACCCGCCGCACTGGCCACCCATGACGCCAAGGTGATCATCAACGGCGAGGCCACCAGATCGCTGCAACCGGTCGTGTGTTCTCAGGTCGGCCAGAGCTGGACGATCGAGACGCTGGACAAGGAGCCCGGGTTCACCGCGACGATCCAGTTGGGCGACCCGATCACCGCCCAGACGGTGGACATCCGCAACTTGGGCAATTTCTCCGGCACCTACTGGGACGACAACCTCGGCAAGGCCTCTGCCAAGGTGAACCAGGGCAAGTTCACCGTCCGCGGCGAGGCACAAGGGGCGTTCGCCGACAAGCCCAACCAGACCACCACCGCGACGTTCGAGATCAGCACTAACTGCTGA
- a CDS encoding DUF3097 domain-containing protein yields MADRYGTDVLADNPHRRPRSTELPVEMGMVVEDAQTGYVGAVARIEYGRMELEDRHGRRKPFPVGPGFLVDGRPVILTAPRRAAPASSARTASGSVAVRGAKAKVALSSRIYVEGRHDAELVEQVWGDDLRIEGVVVEYLGGIDDLTAIVEDFRPGPGRRLGVLVDHLVAGSKEARIAQAVRRGPGGAYTLVVGHPFIDIWQAVKPERLGVAAWPTVPKGTDWKKGVCRALGWPYSRQADTARAWQRIRGLVRDWNDLEPALIGRVEELIDFVTEPQA; encoded by the coding sequence GTGGCAGATCGCTATGGCACCGACGTCCTCGCCGACAACCCGCACAGAAGGCCCCGCTCCACCGAGTTGCCTGTCGAGATGGGGATGGTCGTCGAGGATGCGCAGACCGGCTATGTCGGCGCGGTGGCCCGGATCGAATACGGGCGAATGGAACTCGAGGACAGGCATGGCCGCCGTAAGCCGTTTCCCGTCGGTCCGGGATTCCTGGTCGACGGTAGGCCGGTGATCTTGACTGCGCCGCGTCGTGCCGCTCCGGCATCGAGTGCGCGCACCGCGTCAGGGTCCGTCGCGGTGCGGGGTGCGAAGGCGAAGGTCGCACTGTCCAGCCGCATCTACGTCGAGGGCCGCCACGACGCGGAACTCGTCGAACAGGTGTGGGGTGACGATCTGCGGATCGAGGGCGTGGTCGTCGAGTACCTCGGCGGAATCGACGACCTGACGGCGATCGTCGAGGACTTCCGGCCGGGACCGGGCCGACGGCTGGGCGTGCTCGTCGACCACCTCGTCGCAGGCTCCAAGGAAGCGCGCATCGCGCAAGCGGTACGGCGCGGCCCCGGTGGCGCATACACGCTCGTCGTCGGTCATCCCTTCATCGACATCTGGCAGGCGGTCAAGCCGGAGCGGCTCGGCGTCGCCGCTTGGCCGACCGTGCCCAAGGGAACCGACTGGAAGAAGGGCGTCTGCCGCGCGCTCGGTTGGCCGTATTCCCGCCAGGCCGACACGGCGAGGGCGTGGCAGCGCATCCGCGGCCTGGTCCGGGACTGGAACGACCTCGAGCCCGCACTGATCGGCCGGGTCGAGGAACTGATCGACTTCGTCACGGAACCTCAGGCATAG